The Mobula birostris isolate sMobBir1 chromosome 1, sMobBir1.hap1, whole genome shotgun sequence sequence CCCGGGCTACCAGCAGGATCTGCTGGCAGCAGAAGCCAGCGCAGGTGAGTCCGATGCCCAGCCAGATGTAGAGCATGAGGACGAGGAATAGCTGAAAAGATGGGATCATACTGAAGAAGAAGtgaaagaaggagagagggaggagggtgaGGAAGGTGAGGGGATTCTCGAAGGAGAGATGGTATTCGATGCTCAGGTAGGCCACACCTACCACCAGGGAGTAGAGGCAAACAATGGAGGTGTACCAGCCGAACATGAGGAAGTAGCGCATGTTCCTGTTGCCTATGCAATTGGCGGTGAAGAAGCAGTGATGGTCTCGCTTCAGGATGACCTTACTGCAGAGTTTACAGAAGTGACTGCCTGGCTGCAGCGTGGGGCTGCTCTCACTCGACACTCTGCTGCCCCGCAGGCTCTCCGAAGGGTACCACAGAATCAGGAAGTAGTTGCCCAGGACGTTCACTGACACGTAGAGGAAAAAGGTAAAATGGAAGCCGCAGTGGGACCAGGGTCGGCGGAAGTCATCAGCGAAGATGGTGGGAATGAAGACAAAGCTCTGAAGGATGAGGGTGGTAATGGAGACGGCAAGGAAGTAGGAAGGCGCAATGGTGTTCAAAATCTTCAGCTTCAGCATCCTAGACCATTCCTCCCTACAGAGAGAACACAGTTCATTTGCAACTCCTCCTGTTGTGGAGCAGGGTTTACAGAACCTTAGACaaagagtcatagaacagtacaacacagaaacaggccctttgccccatcaaactgttattctgcttagCCCCATTGACCTGCCCCTGGATaaacctccatacccctacctatccaaacttctcttaaatgttgaaatcaaatctgcattcaccacttctgttGAGAGCTCGCTCCACATTCTTGACCCCCTCTGAGTGACAAGTtttccttcatgttccccttaaatatttcagctttcatGCTAAACCCATGACTTCTTTCTTGTTCTAGTCTCAGAcaacctcagttgaaaaagcctgtttgcatttatcctctctatacccctcataattttgtatacctccaccaAATCTCCTCTCTTTCATCTATGTTCTTGGgactaaagtcctaacctatttggtcctcaagtcccggcaacattgttgtaaattttctctgtactctggtGCTGAGGGACAAGGTCCTAAAGTGACTACCGCTCCCTTCTGATGCAGGAGACCCTGACATTAATTATGGCTTTGGGAAATGCAGGAATTATCAGGCATTCTGCACACTAGTTTCGTGAAGCACCGGAAAGGTTCTgtcaaaatccttgtaaattttctctgtactcctttaatcatattgacatctttcctgtgggtactTTTCCTAGTCTTCACTAGTTGGAGTATGTGACGTGGCCCCAGAATGTTCCACGATCCCAGTCAGAAACTTAACGTCCTTCCAAACCGCAGGAAACACAGATACGCAGATGCAAGGGTCAGCATCCGATTAACAGACAGGAACTGGTGAAGAACCACAGGTGCTCAGTTTTGTGGTAACTGTCTCTTCTGAAGACATGGTTAGAGCAGCATTGTTAACTAGCAGTCAGTGCATCACTTCTGAGTGCCGGTGATTACCGaatggagttcaattcctgcaggGTTGGTAAGAACATTGTACATTGTCCCCATGACCAGATGGGTTTCAAGGATCAAGGAAGCATCAACTTTGTTTGccgtatacatttacatgtattaggaacttGCCGCGGTGTGGTCacacatgcaacaaaaacaacattcaacggAATGAGAAAAGGCAATAAAAGGAAGCATCAAACTAAAAATTGTGCATAAAAAGTCGCCAAgaatagtgggaaactggaagatcgggaaaactttaaaaagcaacaaagtaccacaaagcgagcaataaagaaagggaagctagattataaaaataaactggcacaaaatataaaaacagatagtaaaagttctggggaaggtgggacctgtacagattggatgggttgcacctgaactcgagggggagcaatatccttgtaggtaggtttgctagcagggttcgggagggtttaaactaatttgtaagggggatgggacccggagtgatagagcagtgaaagaagtgcgtgGAGTAaaaccagatctaacatatagagaggctttgaggaaagagaagcagaataaacggtgtaaaggtagtaagatAGAAGGGCTAAactgtgtgtacctcaatgcaagaagcatcaggaacaaaggtgatgaactgagagcttggatacatacatg is a genomic window containing:
- the zdhhc22 gene encoding palmitoyltransferase ZDHHC22, which translates into the protein MLKLKILNTIAPSYFLAVSITTLILQSFVFIPTIFADDFRRPWSHCGFHFTFFLYVSVNVLGNYFLILWYPSESLRGSRVSSESSPTLQPGSHFCKLCSKVILKRDHHCFFTANCIGNRNMRYFLMFGWYTSIVCLYSLVVGVAYLSIEYHLSFENPLTFLTLLPLSFFHFFFSMIPSFQLFLVLMLYIWLGIGLTCAGFCCQQILLVARGRTWYHLKKGLPAVRCTPWGVNLQDVFGKRWLLGFFFPIPTVHVDPKDK